The Ignavibacteria bacterium genomic interval TAAAATAAAACGCCGACAATTGCCGGCGTATTTGAATATAAAATGTTGTAAAGAAATCAACTGTTACGCAAACGTTCTCTCACTAATTCAGCATCCGCGAACGTATCAACGGCAATCGAATCAAACGTTGTAACAACAGTTTTTATTTTCCATCCATAATACAGCATACGCAATTGTTCCAGACTTTCTGCTTGTTCCAGTTCCGTGCGCGGAAGAATTGTGAATTGCTGCAATGCATTTGCGCGATATGCGTACAATCCGAGATGTTTGAAATATGGAAGATATTTTTGCGTTTCTCTTGTCGGAATATCTTTCATCACAAATGGAATAGGAAGTCGCGAAAAGTATAGCGCAAAGAAATTGTTATCCACGATAACTTTCGGCGTTCCCGGCGAATACAATTCTTCAGTCGTTTCAATTTTTTTTATCGGCGTGCAAACGTGAATGGAAGAATTTGTAAGAATCGGAACAATCGTTTCATCAATAATTTCTCCGCGCATAAACGGTTCATCTCCCTGAATATTGACAACAATTTGTGCGCTCGGAAATTCATTGGCAACGTATGCAACTCTATCGCTTCCCGACTGAAGAAATTCCGGCGTCATCATTGCAGTTCCGCCAAAACTCATCACTTTTGCGGCAATGCGTTCATCATCTGTTGCGACGATTATTTTCTCCAACAGTTGTGAATTGAGTGCGCCTTCGTACACGCGTTGTATCATCGTTTTACCGCAAAGGTCAACGAGTGGTTTTCCCGGTAATCGTGTTGAACCGAATCGTGCAGGAATAATTCCGATTATTTTTTCGTGAGACATTTTTTCATAAATAGTTAATCGTAATTCGTAAATTGCGATGTTATGGATATTG includes:
- the kdsB gene encoding 3-deoxy-manno-octulosonate cytidylyltransferase: MSHEKIIGIIPARFGSTRLPGKPLVDLCGKTMIQRVYEGALNSQLLEKIIVATDDERIAAKVMSFGGTAMMTPEFLQSGSDRVAYVANEFPSAQIVVNIQGDEPFMRGEIIDETIVPILTNSSIHVCTPIKKIETTEELYSPGTPKVIVDNNFFALYFSRLPIPFVMKDIPTRETQKYLPYFKHLGLYAYRANALQQFTILPRTELEQAESLEQLRMLYYGWKIKTVVTTFDSIAVDTFADAELVRERLRNS